A section of the Humulus lupulus chromosome 2, drHumLupu1.1, whole genome shotgun sequence genome encodes:
- the LOC133817370 gene encoding histidine biosynthesis bifunctional protein hisIE, chloroplastic isoform X2, with protein MFLIEYSMAVSYLHFPQPLNVSSRGRFSISSSDYGRGSLKRRSTCLVLASNNKVETLLDSVKWDDKGLAVAIAQNVDTGAILMQGFANRDAVATTIFSRKATFYSRSRSTLWTKGETSNNFINVHDIFIDCDRDSIIYLGMPDGPTCHTGAETCYYTRVSESLEHLESEIEENKLAQTTLYSLESTISQRKAELEVPLSGKPSWTRRLLLDYKLLCSKIREEADELCRTLEENEEKARTASEMADVLYHAMVLLAVKDVKMEDVLQVLRHRFSQSGIEEKKRRASQ; from the exons ATGTTCTTAATTGAATATTCAATGGCAGTTTCATATCTTCATTTTCCGCAACCTTTGAACGTCTCTTCCAGAGGTCGTTTTTCTATTTCCAGTTCTGATTACGGTAGAGGCTCCCTTAAGAGAAGGAGCACTTGCCTTGTTTTAGCTTCCAACAACAAG GTTGAAACATTATTAGATAGTGTAAAATGGGATGACAAAGGTCTAGCAGTGGCAATAGCTCAAAATGTTGACACCGGAGCCATATTAATGCAAGGCTTTGCCAACAGGGATGCTGTGGCCACAACAATTTTTTCTCGAAAGGCTACATTCTACAGCCGTTCTAGGTCAACATTGTGGACAAAGGGAGAGACCTCAAACAATTTCATCAACGTGCATGACATCTTCATTGATTGTGATCGAGACTCT ATAATCTACCTTGGGATGCCTGATGGTCCTACTTGCCATACAGGGGCAGAAACATGCTATTATACAAGAGTTTCTGAATCTTTAGAACATCTTGAG AGTGAAATTGAAGAGAACAAATTGGCACAAACCACTTTATATTCGTTAGAGTCGACAATTTCCCAGCGGAAGGCAGAATTAGAAGTGCCTCTAAGTGGAAAGCCATCCTGGACTAGACGATTATTACTTGACTACAAGTTGCTATGCTCAAAAATCAG gGAGGAGGCAGATGAGCTGTGTCGAACACTCGAGGAGAATGAGGAGAAGGCGCGGACTGCTTCAGAGATGGCGGATGTGCTTTATCATGCCATGGTTCTTCTTGCAGTCAAAGATGTTAAGATGGAAGATGTTCTACAAGTTCTTAGGCATAGATTCTCCCAGTCAGGAATTGAGGAGAAGAAAAGGCGTGCTTCTCAGTGA
- the LOC133817370 gene encoding histidine biosynthesis bifunctional protein hisIE, chloroplastic isoform X1, whose product MFLIEYSMAVSYLHFPQPLNVSSRGRFSISSSDYGRGSLKRRSTCLVLASNNKVGMVETLLDSVKWDDKGLAVAIAQNVDTGAILMQGFANRDAVATTIFSRKATFYSRSRSTLWTKGETSNNFINVHDIFIDCDRDSIIYLGMPDGPTCHTGAETCYYTRVSESLEHLESEIEENKLAQTTLYSLESTISQRKAELEVPLSGKPSWTRRLLLDYKLLCSKIREEADELCRTLEENEEKARTASEMADVLYHAMVLLAVKDVKMEDVLQVLRHRFSQSGIEEKKRRASQ is encoded by the exons ATGTTCTTAATTGAATATTCAATGGCAGTTTCATATCTTCATTTTCCGCAACCTTTGAACGTCTCTTCCAGAGGTCGTTTTTCTATTTCCAGTTCTGATTACGGTAGAGGCTCCCTTAAGAGAAGGAGCACTTGCCTTGTTTTAGCTTCCAACAACAAGGTCGGCATG GTTGAAACATTATTAGATAGTGTAAAATGGGATGACAAAGGTCTAGCAGTGGCAATAGCTCAAAATGTTGACACCGGAGCCATATTAATGCAAGGCTTTGCCAACAGGGATGCTGTGGCCACAACAATTTTTTCTCGAAAGGCTACATTCTACAGCCGTTCTAGGTCAACATTGTGGACAAAGGGAGAGACCTCAAACAATTTCATCAACGTGCATGACATCTTCATTGATTGTGATCGAGACTCT ATAATCTACCTTGGGATGCCTGATGGTCCTACTTGCCATACAGGGGCAGAAACATGCTATTATACAAGAGTTTCTGAATCTTTAGAACATCTTGAG AGTGAAATTGAAGAGAACAAATTGGCACAAACCACTTTATATTCGTTAGAGTCGACAATTTCCCAGCGGAAGGCAGAATTAGAAGTGCCTCTAAGTGGAAAGCCATCCTGGACTAGACGATTATTACTTGACTACAAGTTGCTATGCTCAAAAATCAG gGAGGAGGCAGATGAGCTGTGTCGAACACTCGAGGAGAATGAGGAGAAGGCGCGGACTGCTTCAGAGATGGCGGATGTGCTTTATCATGCCATGGTTCTTCTTGCAGTCAAAGATGTTAAGATGGAAGATGTTCTACAAGTTCTTAGGCATAGATTCTCCCAGTCAGGAATTGAGGAGAAGAAAAGGCGTGCTTCTCAGTGA